One window from the genome of Rhodopirellula halodulae encodes:
- a CDS encoding Gfo/Idh/MocA family protein produces the protein MSIGIGIVGAGMISNFHAKAIADSTNGHLVGCYNRNTERAEEFVAKHGGKVFKTLEDMLADPEIGAVSVCTPSGAHAEPAIQAAEAGKHVMIEKPLEVTQERCDQIIEACKKAGVQLGVTFQSRFHESSRLMKKAVEEGRFGKITMGDAYVKWYRSQEYYDSGAWRGTWKLDGGGALMNQAIHSVDLLLWLMGDVVEVSAMASTMTHERIEVEDIVVATLKFKNGALGVIEATTTTYPGALKRIEIGGSEGSAILEEEDLTQWQFANETDEDEAIRKRMAGMTETGGGAADPAAIGHHGHTAVFNDFLDAITEGRAPQINGDEGRRSVALINAIYESARTGKTVQL, from the coding sequence ATGAGCATCGGTATTGGCATCGTCGGCGCTGGAATGATCTCCAATTTTCATGCCAAAGCCATCGCGGATTCCACCAATGGGCATCTGGTGGGTTGCTACAACCGAAACACCGAGCGAGCCGAAGAATTCGTGGCGAAGCACGGCGGCAAGGTTTTCAAGACGTTGGAAGACATGCTGGCGGATCCCGAAATCGGTGCTGTTTCCGTTTGCACGCCCAGCGGTGCTCACGCGGAACCCGCGATCCAGGCCGCCGAGGCCGGCAAACACGTGATGATCGAAAAACCGCTCGAAGTGACCCAGGAACGCTGCGACCAAATCATCGAAGCCTGCAAAAAAGCCGGCGTGCAGCTCGGCGTTACCTTTCAAAGTCGTTTTCACGAATCGTCACGATTGATGAAGAAAGCGGTCGAGGAAGGTCGCTTCGGAAAAATCACGATGGGGGATGCCTACGTGAAGTGGTATCGAAGCCAAGAGTATTACGACAGCGGTGCATGGCGCGGGACTTGGAAACTGGATGGTGGCGGGGCTTTGATGAACCAAGCCATCCACTCCGTTGACTTGCTGTTGTGGTTGATGGGAGACGTTGTGGAAGTCTCCGCCATGGCGTCGACGATGACCCACGAACGAATCGAAGTGGAAGACATCGTGGTGGCAACACTGAAATTCAAAAACGGTGCGTTGGGCGTGATCGAAGCCACGACCACCACCTATCCCGGTGCACTGAAGCGAATCGAAATCGGCGGCAGCGAGGGCAGTGCCATCTTGGAGGAGGAAGACCTGACGCAGTGGCAGTTCGCCAACGAGACCGACGAAGACGAAGCCATCCGCAAACGCATGGCCGGAATGACCGAAACCGGTGGCGGTGCGGCCGATCCCGCCGCGATTGGGCACCATGGTCATACCGCCGTTTTCAACGATTTCTTGGATGCGATCACTGAGGGACGTGCGCCACAGATCAATGGTGACGAGGGACGTCGCAGCGTCGCCCTGATCAACGCGATTTACGAAAGCGCACGCACGGGCAAGACGGTGCAGCTATAA
- a CDS encoding tetratricopeptide repeat protein — protein MATKPGVEMISNAVGTQACVACHPNRASSFFETAHANSLREVSAESESELNSFLHPASSQRMRVTKQAEQVVHEAWQELPQTRFELPIASEPMELVMGSGTFAKSYLFRDVDSLMQAPLTHYTKRDQYDMSPGYDSANHLGFSRQVTDDCLFCHAGSLSRLKGNRNHSVLNELAIGCERCHGGGAQHVAVAKEQAEQKDSLTNDAHSDVDWSIVHPAQLPRDQLESICAQCHLQGDVQMFTNQKDSWSFEPGNDLAKTRLVYNVGPANQVADSTTFVGHFGQMHASKCYLESDELTCVTCHDPHHAIDEANRVQVHRDHCLNCHDNLDCGEEMTVRQDANQNSCHVCHMPRAGTEVPHVSITNHLIAIPTADRQQESSEARSSKVARTELPNAIALLDRSPEGSWQRELNESTAIAQWLWMGADGSYDTQEVFQKAIQRLRSAIQVAEENENASEHVHVSLIEARTRLGSLVDRLLRLPGTRVSDEERAELANESQELMQTVLDLESDPTPEVQVALESLAGWAAEEERHREAYNLYKRLVKLRRNPADHYNLGLACGKLRRFGEAEQALLEALRIQPTYSLPYASLARLYQSIDPATASNYMQLAQRLQLVQQGDSVSQDSEPSK, from the coding sequence ATGGCGACCAAACCGGGCGTCGAGATGATTTCGAATGCCGTGGGAACTCAAGCTTGCGTCGCTTGCCATCCCAATCGTGCCTCTTCGTTCTTCGAAACCGCTCATGCCAATTCGCTGCGGGAAGTGAGTGCCGAAAGTGAATCCGAGTTGAATTCGTTCTTGCATCCCGCCAGCTCTCAACGCATGCGAGTGACGAAACAGGCAGAACAAGTCGTCCACGAAGCGTGGCAGGAATTGCCTCAAACCCGTTTTGAGCTTCCGATCGCCAGTGAGCCGATGGAATTGGTCATGGGAAGTGGAACCTTCGCGAAGTCGTATCTGTTTCGCGACGTGGACTCACTCATGCAGGCTCCGCTTACCCACTACACCAAGCGAGACCAATACGACATGTCGCCCGGCTATGACTCGGCGAACCATCTTGGTTTCTCACGACAAGTCACTGATGACTGCTTGTTCTGTCACGCGGGTTCGCTGTCGCGATTGAAAGGCAACCGCAATCATTCGGTGTTGAATGAACTCGCCATTGGTTGTGAACGGTGTCACGGCGGTGGAGCTCAACATGTTGCCGTCGCAAAGGAACAAGCTGAGCAGAAAGACTCGCTGACCAACGACGCTCACTCCGATGTGGATTGGTCCATCGTTCATCCTGCTCAATTGCCACGCGATCAACTGGAATCGATCTGTGCCCAGTGTCATCTGCAAGGCGATGTCCAGATGTTCACGAATCAAAAAGACAGTTGGTCGTTTGAACCAGGAAACGATTTGGCGAAGACAAGACTCGTTTACAACGTTGGCCCTGCGAATCAGGTTGCTGATTCAACGACGTTCGTCGGGCATTTTGGACAGATGCATGCAAGCAAGTGTTATTTGGAATCGGACGAGTTGACCTGTGTGACCTGTCACGATCCTCATCATGCAATCGACGAAGCGAATCGTGTGCAGGTCCATCGTGATCATTGCCTGAACTGCCATGACAATTTGGATTGCGGGGAGGAGATGACGGTTCGTCAAGACGCCAATCAGAACTCGTGTCATGTCTGTCACATGCCGCGGGCTGGCACAGAGGTCCCTCACGTATCGATCACCAATCACCTCATTGCGATTCCAACCGCGGACAGGCAGCAGGAAAGCTCTGAGGCCCGATCGTCAAAGGTCGCTCGCACGGAGCTGCCCAATGCAATCGCTTTGCTGGATCGATCACCCGAAGGCAGTTGGCAACGCGAACTCAACGAGTCGACGGCGATCGCACAGTGGTTGTGGATGGGGGCCGACGGCAGTTACGACACGCAGGAAGTCTTTCAGAAAGCCATTCAGAGACTACGGTCAGCGATTCAGGTTGCAGAAGAAAATGAGAATGCGTCCGAGCATGTTCATGTGTCTCTGATCGAAGCAAGAACACGTTTGGGGAGCCTGGTCGATCGCCTGCTGCGTCTTCCCGGCACTCGTGTTTCCGATGAAGAGCGAGCTGAATTGGCGAACGAAAGTCAGGAACTGATGCAGACGGTACTGGACCTGGAATCGGACCCAACCCCGGAGGTGCAGGTTGCATTAGAAAGTCTGGCGGGCTGGGCGGCTGAAGAAGAACGTCACCGCGAGGCCTACAACCTGTACAAGCGGTTGGTGAAGCTTCGTCGGAATCCGGCGGATCACTACAACCTTGGTCTGGCCTGTGGGAAGCTGCGGCGGTTTGGTGAAGCGGAACAAGCCTTGTTGGAAGCCCTTCGCATCCAACCAACCTACTCTTTGCCGTATGCATCGCTCGCCAGGTTGTATCAATCCATCGATCCTGCCACCGCGTCGAATTACATGCAATTGGCGCAAAGACTTCAGTTGGTGCAGCAAGGTGATTCGGTCAGCCAGGATTCTGAACCTTCGAAGTAG
- a CDS encoding amino acid kinase family protein: protein MTFHPTTRRVIKLGGSLLTRPGLLDDVHAWLTAQTAADTCVIVGGGRMIDAVRQWDQLRRVDQREVHWMCVEMLKHSVRHLANAFLEDDRFADVSLLETDSQWHHYQTNPVVPASSKGSSLAFLVPGLVYHRGCDAPLPENWSTTTDSIAMWVAMCCQADEVVLLKSCEVPVDGQLDDWIDEGIVDSACGALSHMKDQLRVERLPACK from the coding sequence TTGACTTTTCACCCAACGACTCGTCGAGTCATCAAGCTCGGTGGCAGCCTGCTCACGCGTCCAGGTTTACTCGACGACGTGCATGCTTGGCTGACTGCGCAGACTGCAGCAGACACCTGTGTGATTGTCGGTGGTGGCCGAATGATCGACGCCGTGCGACAGTGGGACCAACTGCGTCGGGTTGATCAGCGTGAGGTTCACTGGATGTGCGTCGAGATGCTCAAACACTCGGTGCGACACCTTGCGAACGCTTTTCTGGAAGATGACCGGTTTGCCGACGTGTCGTTGTTGGAAACGGACTCGCAATGGCATCATTACCAAACCAACCCCGTCGTTCCAGCATCGTCGAAGGGTTCATCACTTGCGTTCTTAGTTCCCGGCCTGGTTTATCACCGCGGTTGCGATGCACCGTTGCCAGAGAACTGGTCAACCACCACCGACTCGATTGCCATGTGGGTCGCCATGTGCTGCCAAGCGGATGAGGTCGTGCTTTTGAAGTCGTGCGAAGTTCCGGTCGACGGTCAGCTAGACGATTGGATCGATGAGGGAATTGTCGATTCGGCATGTGGGGCACTCTCACACATGAAGGATCAACTGCGTGTGGAGCGTCTTCCCGCGTGTAAGTGA
- a CDS encoding hydantoinase/oxoprolinase family protein: MNEGGVAIDRQPRTAPSQVLGVDVGGANLKSVLIGEESTPILSCDSFFPMWRQPDQLADQLKADWETLLGRRTCGSVDAVAVTMTGELADCFKNRRHGVTHIVDHVRRAVSNVLPGTSLGFYSTAGSFVSAQEAEHHVDGLAASNWHALATWIGSCISPNGLLIDIGSTTTDIIPLQNGEVITPSKTDNERLRDGSLVYVGCRRTPVCSLVDSLVFEGKRIPVMNELFATVDDARLILGTQPAAPDDCDSADGRPRDRESAHRRLAKMIGLDPNEMSDASASNAAKQVLHAARERITSSVTGWLERQQPLHEDFTLVLSGHGQELVADRFASLQNSSLPKLDLREMIGAEASRAAPAVAVAKQWIALRCSSQ, from the coding sequence GTGAACGAAGGTGGCGTCGCAATCGATCGCCAACCTCGTACTGCCCCATCGCAAGTTCTCGGGGTCGACGTTGGCGGAGCGAATCTCAAGTCCGTGTTGATTGGTGAAGAATCGACTCCAATACTCTCATGTGATTCGTTTTTTCCCATGTGGCGACAACCGGATCAACTCGCCGATCAATTGAAAGCCGACTGGGAAACGTTGCTTGGTCGACGAACCTGCGGCAGTGTGGATGCCGTCGCTGTGACGATGACCGGTGAGCTTGCAGATTGCTTTAAAAACCGCCGGCACGGCGTGACTCACATCGTCGATCATGTTCGGCGTGCGGTTTCTAATGTTTTGCCTGGAACCTCGCTTGGCTTTTACTCCACCGCGGGCAGCTTCGTTTCGGCGCAGGAGGCCGAGCACCACGTCGACGGTCTGGCTGCCTCCAACTGGCATGCATTGGCCACCTGGATTGGCTCGTGCATCTCGCCCAACGGGCTGTTGATCGATATCGGCTCGACCACCACCGACATCATTCCGCTTCAAAACGGCGAGGTAATCACCCCGTCAAAGACGGACAACGAACGGCTACGAGATGGTTCGTTGGTCTATGTCGGTTGTCGACGAACGCCCGTTTGCAGCTTGGTTGATTCGTTGGTGTTCGAAGGAAAGCGAATTCCGGTGATGAACGAATTGTTTGCTACCGTGGACGATGCTCGACTGATTTTAGGAACACAGCCGGCGGCCCCCGATGATTGTGACTCAGCCGATGGCCGGCCTCGTGATCGAGAATCGGCACACCGCAGATTGGCAAAGATGATCGGTCTCGACCCCAACGAGATGTCAGACGCGTCCGCATCCAACGCCGCGAAACAAGTCCTGCACGCAGCACGCGAGCGGATCACGAGCAGCGTCACGGGTTGGCTTGAGCGACAGCAGCCTTTGCACGAAGACTTCACGCTGGTGCTCAGTGGGCACGGCCAAGAGTTGGTGGCGGACAGGTTTGCATCGCTCCAAAATTCATCGCTCCCAAAATTGGATTTGCGTGAAATGATCGGTGCGGAAGCTTCGCGAGCTGCTCCGGCCGTTGCGGTTGCCAAGCAGTGGATCGCATTGCGTTGTTCAAGCCAATGA
- a CDS encoding PQQ-binding-like beta-propeller repeat protein has translation MTSVSPRLPLAVCLSLLLISICSVAAAVEPSSWNQWRGPNRDGTINGEAAWPARLNGSLQVAWKVSLQPSYSGPVTVDGMVFTTETIDKQFERVSAYDLRTGEQTWERQWEGSMSVPFFAAANGDWIRSTPACVSGYLVVLGMRDVLVCLNTDTGEERWRVDFPAEHGSELQPFGAASSPLIHNGSVYVQVGAGLAKLSLETGQVQWKVLGGGADMSSKGAFSSPTIATIAGLEQLLVQTREELCGVSLQDGGVLWKEPIEAFRGMNILTPLPVKDAIFTAAHSGKSQLFDLGRDGDSWTVDERWNQKTQGYMSSPVLVGDHIYLHLKNERFTCLSVEDGSIQWTSSPVGKYWSMVQNKDRLLSLSADGKLRLIAASPEEYNVIDEKDVAEDSWAHLAVVTVDDSPMILVRALNSLTAYRWNIP, from the coding sequence ATGACTTCTGTGTCCCCGCGTTTGCCGCTCGCCGTTTGTCTGTCACTACTGCTGATCTCGATCTGCTCCGTCGCGGCGGCGGTGGAACCGAGTTCGTGGAACCAATGGCGAGGCCCGAACCGCGATGGAACGATCAACGGAGAAGCCGCCTGGCCCGCAAGGCTGAACGGTTCGCTCCAAGTAGCGTGGAAAGTCTCGCTGCAACCCAGTTACAGCGGTCCAGTCACGGTGGATGGCATGGTCTTCACCACCGAAACGATCGACAAGCAATTCGAGCGAGTGTCCGCCTACGATTTACGAACCGGCGAGCAAACTTGGGAACGACAATGGGAAGGATCCATGTCGGTGCCTTTCTTCGCGGCGGCCAACGGCGATTGGATTCGGTCCACCCCAGCGTGCGTTTCTGGCTATCTGGTTGTGCTGGGCATGCGAGACGTTTTGGTGTGTTTGAACACCGACACGGGTGAGGAACGTTGGCGGGTCGATTTTCCGGCGGAACATGGCTCTGAATTGCAACCGTTTGGAGCCGCGAGTTCGCCGTTGATTCATAATGGATCGGTCTACGTCCAGGTTGGGGCGGGATTGGCGAAGCTGTCGTTGGAAACCGGGCAGGTTCAGTGGAAAGTCTTGGGCGGCGGTGCCGACATGAGTTCCAAAGGAGCCTTCAGCAGTCCCACTATCGCCACGATCGCTGGCCTTGAGCAGTTGCTCGTTCAAACGCGAGAAGAGCTGTGTGGCGTTTCGCTGCAGGACGGCGGCGTGCTTTGGAAAGAACCCATCGAAGCGTTCCGAGGCATGAACATTTTGACGCCATTGCCGGTGAAAGATGCGATCTTTACCGCGGCGCACAGCGGCAAAAGCCAGTTGTTCGACCTTGGCCGCGATGGCGATTCCTGGACGGTCGACGAACGATGGAACCAGAAAACGCAGGGCTACATGTCGTCACCCGTATTGGTCGGCGATCATATCTACTTGCATTTGAAGAACGAACGTTTTACATGCCTATCGGTTGAAGACGGGAGCATCCAATGGACGTCGTCTCCCGTCGGCAAGTACTGGTCGATGGTTCAAAACAAAGACCGACTCCTGTCGCTCAGTGCCGACGGCAAGCTTCGTTTGATTGCGGCTTCACCCGAAGAGTACAACGTGATCGACGAAAAAGACGTCGCTGAAGACAGTTGGGCTCACTTGGCCGTTGTTACCGTCGATGATTCGCCCATGATCTTGGTTCGTGCGTTGAACTCACTCACCGCGTATCGCTGGAATATCCCGTGA
- the mfd gene encoding transcription-repair coupling factor: protein MPTASRSVSPLKLRSLRDVPAILDAKLELDKRLGKPARTKAKGNTPIAFSGVWGGIRGLLAATLTRHHPHVLVLLPQAVDADIVAGDVSSYGVDEVVALPLSAGDGTGSSIRDADYAARLQVLQKLRARDRNSEKPLVVTSYIGAAIQKVPSVEGLEKATRKLSVGDIVDPEEIRRWLAEAGFASVTAVQIPGEFASRGGLLDVYSPDQPAPIRIEWFDDEIESIRRFDAATQRSSETLTAVELAAIGTQPVKSPFAKEENNDEPLDLVVDDTVGAESTIVDYLPEDTIVLVIDPSDCHQSSNALLARVAKSERFVSMNELLAELDGHRVVTGTSLAEGDPADVIDVHTSSADSFATSLDETKSKVDSVAAGHEVIVVGDTPADGQRLTELLEDTEAAKQGRLHMTVADLSGGFRLTDAEILVLTGAELFHRSPVRRAKTRTRGKPIDSFTQLTPGDLVVHLSHGIGLYRGLNSIEKNGQHLEHLTIEFDGGTKIHVPASRIQLVQRYVGGTKNRPRLAKIGGISWTNQRKAAEAAVTDMADELLELQAKRATRRGIPMAPDNEWQQQFDASFPYLETPDQLSAIEALKQDMESPRPMDRLICGDVGFGKTEVAMRAAFKAVSSGYQVAVLVPTTVLAEQHYHSFRQRMAEFPVEIRKLSRFCTAAEQRETTKEIRRGKVDIVVGTHRVASKDVEFNNLGLVIIDEEQRFGVAVKERLKTRHSNVDVLTLSATPIPRTLHMALVGVRDISNLETPPAERMAVETKVTRWDDKLLRSAIVRELNRGGQMYFVHNRIGDMDDLAAKIKNVVPELRIGIGHGQMEEGALEQVMVDFIDHKFDMLLATTIIESGLDIPNANTMFIDDGNRYGLSDLHQLRGRVGRYKHQAYCYLLVSPNKRLTPEASKRLRAIEEYSQMGAGFAISMRDLEIRGAGNLLGSQQSGHIAAVGYEMYCQLLEDAVRQAQKLPPKLSADVDVDLPIEAYLPDDYVPDLRHKIDLYRRMTRIEKSSDVAALRAELEDRFGKPPTPALRMLEICELRLDAASWGLVSLTSNDRFIVMEYSNRSRMNQLAKNSSIPIRVVDHEKAYIPIKDYDMSDPSGKAWLQLARAALWIG, encoded by the coding sequence GTGCCCACCGCTTCCCGTTCCGTTTCGCCCCTGAAGCTTCGCTCCCTTCGCGACGTCCCAGCGATTTTGGACGCGAAATTGGAGTTGGATAAACGGTTGGGCAAACCCGCTCGAACCAAAGCGAAAGGCAACACCCCCATCGCGTTTTCCGGTGTTTGGGGAGGCATCCGCGGTTTGCTCGCGGCGACGCTGACACGACACCATCCACACGTGTTGGTGTTGCTCCCGCAAGCCGTTGATGCGGACATTGTCGCCGGAGATGTTTCGTCCTACGGCGTCGACGAAGTCGTCGCGTTGCCGTTGTCAGCCGGCGACGGGACGGGCAGCTCGATCCGAGACGCGGACTATGCCGCTCGGTTGCAGGTGCTGCAGAAACTTCGGGCTCGGGATCGCAATTCAGAAAAGCCGTTGGTGGTGACGTCCTACATCGGTGCGGCCATTCAAAAGGTGCCGTCCGTCGAAGGGCTGGAGAAAGCGACTCGCAAACTTTCCGTTGGCGACATCGTGGACCCAGAGGAGATTCGGCGGTGGTTGGCGGAAGCCGGATTCGCATCCGTGACCGCCGTCCAGATCCCGGGCGAATTCGCCAGCCGTGGTGGTTTGCTCGACGTTTACTCGCCCGACCAACCCGCGCCCATTCGGATCGAGTGGTTCGACGACGAGATCGAGTCCATCCGGCGATTTGATGCGGCCACCCAGCGGAGCAGTGAGACGCTGACCGCGGTCGAACTCGCGGCGATTGGAACCCAACCGGTCAAAAGCCCGTTTGCGAAAGAAGAGAACAACGACGAGCCACTCGATTTGGTCGTGGATGACACGGTCGGAGCCGAATCCACCATTGTGGATTACTTGCCCGAAGACACGATCGTGCTGGTCATCGATCCGTCGGATTGCCACCAATCATCCAACGCTCTGCTAGCGCGTGTTGCCAAGTCCGAACGATTCGTTTCGATGAACGAGTTGCTCGCGGAGTTGGACGGGCATCGCGTAGTGACCGGAACGTCGCTCGCCGAAGGGGATCCGGCGGACGTCATCGACGTGCACACCAGCAGTGCCGATAGCTTTGCGACTTCGCTGGATGAAACGAAGTCCAAAGTCGACTCCGTCGCGGCGGGTCACGAAGTCATTGTGGTTGGCGACACGCCCGCCGACGGCCAGCGATTGACAGAATTGCTGGAAGACACTGAAGCGGCCAAACAAGGCCGGCTGCACATGACCGTCGCGGATCTCAGCGGCGGTTTCCGATTGACCGATGCGGAAATTTTGGTGCTCACCGGTGCCGAACTGTTTCACCGCAGCCCCGTTCGTCGTGCCAAGACGCGAACGCGTGGCAAGCCCATCGATTCGTTCACTCAGCTCACACCAGGCGATTTGGTCGTGCACCTGTCGCACGGCATCGGTCTGTACCGTGGTCTGAATTCGATCGAAAAGAACGGTCAGCATCTTGAGCACCTGACGATCGAGTTCGACGGTGGCACCAAGATCCATGTACCCGCTTCCCGGATTCAATTGGTTCAGCGATATGTCGGCGGTACCAAGAACCGGCCGCGGCTCGCCAAAATCGGTGGGATCAGTTGGACCAATCAACGCAAAGCAGCCGAAGCCGCCGTTACGGACATGGCGGATGAACTGCTTGAATTGCAGGCCAAACGAGCCACGCGTCGCGGGATCCCCATGGCGCCCGACAACGAATGGCAACAGCAATTCGACGCCAGCTTTCCATATTTAGAAACGCCCGATCAACTTTCCGCGATCGAAGCGCTGAAACAGGACATGGAATCACCGCGTCCGATGGACCGGCTGATTTGTGGCGACGTCGGATTTGGCAAGACCGAAGTGGCAATGCGGGCCGCGTTCAAGGCGGTGTCATCGGGCTACCAGGTCGCTGTGTTGGTGCCGACGACGGTGCTCGCCGAACAACACTACCATTCCTTTCGACAACGAATGGCCGAGTTTCCCGTTGAGATCCGAAAGCTCAGCCGGTTCTGCACCGCCGCCGAGCAACGCGAAACGACGAAGGAAATCCGACGTGGCAAAGTCGACATCGTCGTCGGCACTCACCGCGTCGCCAGCAAAGACGTCGAGTTCAACAACCTCGGGTTGGTGATCATCGATGAAGAACAACGTTTCGGCGTGGCGGTCAAAGAGCGTTTGAAGACCCGGCACAGCAACGTTGATGTGCTGACGCTTTCCGCGACCCCTATTCCACGAACGCTGCACATGGCGCTCGTCGGCGTTCGCGACATCAGCAACTTGGAAACACCACCCGCTGAACGCATGGCGGTGGAAACCAAAGTCACCCGATGGGACGACAAATTGCTGCGTTCGGCGATTGTTCGCGAATTGAATCGCGGCGGACAGATGTACTTCGTCCACAACCGCATCGGTGACATGGATGACTTGGCCGCGAAGATCAAAAATGTGGTGCCGGAACTGCGAATCGGAATCGGTCACGGGCAAATGGAAGAAGGTGCCCTCGAACAAGTCATGGTGGACTTCATCGACCACAAGTTCGACATGTTGTTGGCCACCACGATCATCGAAAGTGGACTGGACATTCCTAACGCGAATACCATGTTCATCGATGATGGCAACCGATACGGATTGAGCGATCTGCACCAATTGCGCGGACGTGTGGGTCGTTACAAACACCAAGCCTACTGCTATTTGCTCGTCTCCCCGAACAAACGGCTGACCCCAGAAGCCAGCAAGCGTCTGCGTGCGATCGAAGAGTACTCACAAATGGGGGCCGGTTTCGCGATCTCGATGCGTGACCTAGAAATTCGCGGTGCAGGCAATCTTCTCGGCAGTCAACAATCCGGCCACATCGCGGCGGTGGGCTACGAGATGTATTGCCAATTGCTGGAGGACGCTGTTCGCCAAGCTCAGAAGCTGCCGCCCAAGTTGTCAGCCGACGTGGATGTTGATCTGCCGATCGAAGCCTATTTGCCAGATGACTACGTTCCTGATCTGCGTCACAAGATCGACTTGTATCGCCGCATGACCAGGATCGAAAAATCGTCCGACGTGGCGGCTCTGCGGGCAGAGCTCGAGGACCGGTTTGGCAAACCGCCGACGCCAGCCCTCCGCATGCTCGAAATCTGCGAGCTTCGCTTGGACGCGGCGTCATGGGGATTGGTGTCACTGACCAGCAATGACCGATTCATCGTGATGGAATACTCCAATCGCTCACGCATGAATCAACTCGCGAAAAACTCGTCGATCCCCATTCGGGTTGTGGATCACGAGAAGGCGTACATCCCCATCAAGGATTACGATATGTCCGATCCTTCGGGCAAAGCCTGGCTGCAACTTGCCCGCGCGGCATTATGGATTGGCTAA
- a CDS encoding sulfatase — MILRIVCGAVLFTALATPHLSAQTTDDAASRSSESNDSRPNVLMICIDDLNDWVEPLGGHPQVQTPAMKSLAARGVTFTNAHCQSPLCNPSRTSLMLSLRPSTTGVYGLSPWFRNLPKWQDRVSLPQHFQAHGYRTYSAGKVYHGGYGRNDKEFDEIGPPGVAGVKPPQKLIPSTPQGNHPLMDWGVFDHKDEDKGDHKVADWVTSKLSAMPENEPFFMSCGFFLPHVPCHVTQKWWDLYDDATLQLPAFRRDDRLDCSPFSWYLHWKLPEPRLSWLDHHDQHKNLVHSYLACISFVDHQVGRVLAALEDSPHRDNTIICLWSDHGWHLGEKNLTGKNTLWERSTHVPLIFAGPNIAPGKTGSPAELLDIYPTLSELAGLNSRNDLEGISLVPQIRDLDAIRERPAITDHNPGNQGIRGERYRLIRYADGSEELYDVLSDPNEYDNLIEDPQHAVAADRLRRYVNSDPAPLAPNSQHRVLEKKAGGWYWEHQKIDPSRPPMSIAPNQPEDLLSITDSK, encoded by the coding sequence ATGATCTTGCGAATCGTTTGCGGCGCCGTGTTGTTCACGGCGCTGGCCACTCCCCATCTGTCCGCCCAAACAACGGATGACGCCGCGTCGAGGTCGAGTGAATCAAACGATTCGCGTCCCAACGTGTTGATGATTTGCATCGATGATTTGAACGACTGGGTGGAACCGCTGGGCGGGCACCCGCAAGTTCAAACCCCGGCGATGAAGTCTTTGGCCGCACGAGGCGTGACATTCACCAACGCACATTGTCAATCGCCACTGTGCAACCCTTCGCGAACCAGTCTGATGCTTTCGTTGCGTCCTTCGACGACGGGGGTGTATGGTTTGTCGCCGTGGTTCCGCAATCTGCCGAAGTGGCAAGATCGAGTCTCGTTGCCGCAGCACTTTCAGGCTCACGGCTATCGCACGTACTCAGCCGGGAAGGTGTACCATGGCGGTTACGGTCGTAACGACAAAGAGTTTGACGAGATTGGGCCGCCCGGAGTCGCGGGCGTGAAGCCGCCCCAAAAATTGATCCCGTCCACACCGCAAGGCAACCATCCGCTGATGGACTGGGGAGTCTTTGACCACAAGGACGAGGACAAAGGCGACCACAAGGTGGCCGATTGGGTAACCAGCAAGCTCTCCGCGATGCCAGAGAACGAACCATTCTTCATGAGTTGCGGATTCTTTCTGCCTCATGTTCCTTGCCACGTCACGCAGAAGTGGTGGGACTTATACGACGATGCGACACTGCAACTGCCAGCCTTCCGACGCGATGACCGGCTGGACTGCTCGCCGTTCAGTTGGTACCTGCACTGGAAACTACCGGAACCACGCCTGAGTTGGTTGGATCATCACGACCAACACAAAAATCTCGTGCATTCGTATCTGGCTTGCATCAGCTTTGTGGATCACCAAGTCGGTCGAGTTTTGGCTGCGTTGGAAGATTCACCGCATCGCGACAACACGATCATCTGTTTGTGGAGCGACCATGGTTGGCATTTGGGTGAAAAGAATCTGACGGGGAAAAACACATTGTGGGAACGTTCCACTCATGTGCCGTTGATTTTCGCCGGGCCGAACATCGCACCCGGAAAAACCGGTTCACCGGCAGAACTGCTCGACATCTACCCAACGTTGTCGGAATTGGCTGGTCTCAATTCGCGAAATGATTTGGAAGGCATCAGTTTGGTGCCGCAAATTCGCGACCTCGACGCGATTCGCGAGCGACCAGCCATCACGGATCACAATCCCGGCAACCAGGGCATTCGCGGGGAACGCTATCGTTTGATTCGTTACGCCGATGGCAGCGAAGAGCTCTACGATGTTCTGAGCGACCCGAACGAATACGACAACTTGATCGAAGACCCTCAACACGCCGTGGCGGCGGATCGATTGCGTCGTTACGTGAACTCGGATCCAGCTCCGCTGGCGCCCAATAGTCAGCATCGAGTGTTGGAAAAGAAGGCCGGTGGATGGTACTGGGAGCATCAAAAAATCGATCCGTCTCGGCCGCCAATGAGCATCGCGCCGAATCAACCTGAGGATCTGCTTTCCATCACCGATTCGAAGTGA